Proteins encoded by one window of Puntigrus tetrazona isolate hp1 chromosome 17, ASM1883169v1, whole genome shotgun sequence:
- the grhl1 gene encoding grainyhead-like protein 1 homolog isoform X2 — protein sequence MSQEHDNKRAVLVLQNDQAYNQRRPYTSEDEAWKSFLENPLTAATKAMMSINGDEDSAAALGFLYEYYKVPREKRTISQPKADVLGSDVDPNKRTLMTTLQEPSPENRIQVLKGVNIVLPGNQHTQDKRGLFPSPDTTVTVSIAPGPNYPVKTEGPSHGFSVTVPNPHCSEPDSHTVVFDPQLPHNQFSPNTQPRTPDSTFPENPDVFAFPRDLQLGMGPIPQEDYATFDTVSGNNFEYTLEASKSLRQKSGDGTMTYLNKGQFYPITLRETDNGKLLHGPICKVRSVVMVVFGEEKSRDDQLKHWKYWHSRQHTAKQRCIDIADYKESFNTISNIEEISYNAISFTWDISEEAKIFISVNCLSTDFSSQKGVKGLPLNLQIDTYSYNNRSNKPIHRAYCQIKVFCDKGAERKIRDEERKQSRRKGKCPDVNPPLGNFGPDVKVPLLHKRSDITVFKTMTDFETQPVLFIPDIHFSTFQRHPFSPEDSEEGSAMKRLPYSEEEFGSPPNKLARMDEPKRVLLYVRKEAEEVFDALMLKTPTLKGLVEAISEKYDVPLEKMGKVCKKCKKGILVNMDDNIIKHYSNEDTFQIQMEEMGGMFKLTLTEI from the exons TAAGCGGGCAGTGCTCGTGCTACAGAATGACCAAGCTTACAACCAGCGGAGGCCTTACACGAGTGAAGATGAGGCCTGGAAGTCGTTCCTGGAGAACCCCCTGACGGCCGCCACCAAGGCCATGATGAGCATCAACGGAGATGAAGACAGTGCCGCAGCTCTGGGTTTTCTATACGAATACTACAAG GTGCCCCGGGAAAAGAGAACAATATCCCAGCCAAAGGCTGACGTCCTGGGCTCTGATGTGGATCCCAACAAAAG AACCTTAATGACCACTCTCCAAGAGCCATCGCCGGAGAACCGAATCCAGGTTCTGAAAGGAGTAAATATCGTTCTTCCAGGGAACCAGCACACTCAAGACAAGAGAGGCCTTTTCCCCTCACCCGATACTACAGTGACAGTTTCCATAGCGCCTGGGCCCAACTACCCAGTGAAGACTGAGGGTCCATCACATGGATTCTCCGTCACTGTCCCCAATCCCCACTGCTCAGAACCGGACAGTCACACTGTGGTGTTTGACCCTCAGCTCCCCCACAACCAGTTCAGTCCAAACACGCAGCCACGCACCCCAGACTCGACTTTCCCAGAGAACCCAGAT GTGTTTGCGTTCCCAAGGGATCTCCAATTAGGCATGGGTCCCATCCCGCAGGAGGACTACGCCACTTTTGACACAGTGTCAGG TAATAATTTTGAATACACATTAGAAGCCTCCAAGTCTCTGAGACAGAAATCTGGTGATGGCACAATGACGTACCTCAACAAGGGACAGTTCTATCCCATCACCCTCAGGGAAACCGACAATGGAAAACTGCTGCATGGCCCCATCTGTAAAGTCAGG AGTGTTGTGATGGTAGTGTTTGGAGAAGAGAAATCCAGGGATGACCAACTGAAACACTGGAAATACTGGCACTCAAGACAGCACACGGCCAAGCAGAGATGCATTGATATCG CGGATTACAAAGAAAGTTTCAATACCATCAGCAATATTGAAGAGATTTCATATAACGCCATTTCATTCACATGGGACATCAGCGAGGAAGCAAAG ATCTTCATCTCAGTGAACTGTCTGAGCACAGACTTCTCCTCTCAGAAAGGAGTGAAGGGCCTACCACTCAACCTACAGATTGACACATACAGCTACAACAACCGCAGCAATAAGCCTATCCACCGCGCTTACTGCCAGATTAAAGTCTTCTGCGACAAGGGTGCAGAGCGCAAGATCCGTGATGAGGAGAGGAAACAGTCCCGTAGGAAGGGCAAATGCCCTGACGTCAACCCTCCTTTGGGAAACT TTGGGCCAGATGTCAAGGTCCCCCTTCTGCACAAGCGCAGCGACATCACCGTCTTCAAGACAATGACGGACTTCGAGACGCAGCCTGTTCTTTTCATCCCTGACATCCATTTCTCCACTTTCCAGCGTCAT CCTTTCTCTCCGGAGGACTCAGAGGAGGG CTCAGCTATGAAGAGATTACCTTATTCCGAGGAGGAGTTTGGATCGCCTCCCAATAAACTGGCAAGGATGGATGAGCCTAAAAGAG TTTTGCTGTATGTGCGCAAGGAGGCAGAGGAAGTGTTTGATGCTCTCATGCTGAAAACTCCCACTCTAAAAGGCCTGGTGGAAGCG ATTTCAGAGAAATATGATGTTCCTCTTGAGAAGATGGGAAAGGTCTGCAAGAAATGCAAGAAAGG GATCTTGGTAAACATGGACGACAACATCATCAAGCACTACTCCAACGAGGACACCTTCCAGATCCAGATGGAGGAAATGGGAGGAATGTTTAAGCTCACTCTGACAGAGATCTGA
- the grhl1 gene encoding grainyhead-like protein 1 homolog isoform X1, whose amino-acid sequence MSQEHDNKRAVLVLQNDQAYNQRRPYTSEDEAWKSFLENPLTAATKAMMSINGDEDSAAALGFLYEYYKVPREKRTISQPKADVLGSDVDPNKSRTLMTTLQEPSPENRIQVLKGVNIVLPGNQHTQDKRGLFPSPDTTVTVSIAPGPNYPVKTEGPSHGFSVTVPNPHCSEPDSHTVVFDPQLPHNQFSPNTQPRTPDSTFPENPDVFAFPRDLQLGMGPIPQEDYATFDTVSGNNFEYTLEASKSLRQKSGDGTMTYLNKGQFYPITLRETDNGKLLHGPICKVRSVVMVVFGEEKSRDDQLKHWKYWHSRQHTAKQRCIDIADYKESFNTISNIEEISYNAISFTWDISEEAKIFISVNCLSTDFSSQKGVKGLPLNLQIDTYSYNNRSNKPIHRAYCQIKVFCDKGAERKIRDEERKQSRRKGKCPDVNPPLGNFGPDVKVPLLHKRSDITVFKTMTDFETQPVLFIPDIHFSTFQRHPFSPEDSEEGSAMKRLPYSEEEFGSPPNKLARMDEPKRVLLYVRKEAEEVFDALMLKTPTLKGLVEAISEKYDVPLEKMGKVCKKCKKGILVNMDDNIIKHYSNEDTFQIQMEEMGGMFKLTLTEI is encoded by the exons TAAGCGGGCAGTGCTCGTGCTACAGAATGACCAAGCTTACAACCAGCGGAGGCCTTACACGAGTGAAGATGAGGCCTGGAAGTCGTTCCTGGAGAACCCCCTGACGGCCGCCACCAAGGCCATGATGAGCATCAACGGAGATGAAGACAGTGCCGCAGCTCTGGGTTTTCTATACGAATACTACAAG GTGCCCCGGGAAAAGAGAACAATATCCCAGCCAAAGGCTGACGTCCTGGGCTCTGATGTGGATCCCAACAAAAG CAGAACCTTAATGACCACTCTCCAAGAGCCATCGCCGGAGAACCGAATCCAGGTTCTGAAAGGAGTAAATATCGTTCTTCCAGGGAACCAGCACACTCAAGACAAGAGAGGCCTTTTCCCCTCACCCGATACTACAGTGACAGTTTCCATAGCGCCTGGGCCCAACTACCCAGTGAAGACTGAGGGTCCATCACATGGATTCTCCGTCACTGTCCCCAATCCCCACTGCTCAGAACCGGACAGTCACACTGTGGTGTTTGACCCTCAGCTCCCCCACAACCAGTTCAGTCCAAACACGCAGCCACGCACCCCAGACTCGACTTTCCCAGAGAACCCAGAT GTGTTTGCGTTCCCAAGGGATCTCCAATTAGGCATGGGTCCCATCCCGCAGGAGGACTACGCCACTTTTGACACAGTGTCAGG TAATAATTTTGAATACACATTAGAAGCCTCCAAGTCTCTGAGACAGAAATCTGGTGATGGCACAATGACGTACCTCAACAAGGGACAGTTCTATCCCATCACCCTCAGGGAAACCGACAATGGAAAACTGCTGCATGGCCCCATCTGTAAAGTCAGG AGTGTTGTGATGGTAGTGTTTGGAGAAGAGAAATCCAGGGATGACCAACTGAAACACTGGAAATACTGGCACTCAAGACAGCACACGGCCAAGCAGAGATGCATTGATATCG CGGATTACAAAGAAAGTTTCAATACCATCAGCAATATTGAAGAGATTTCATATAACGCCATTTCATTCACATGGGACATCAGCGAGGAAGCAAAG ATCTTCATCTCAGTGAACTGTCTGAGCACAGACTTCTCCTCTCAGAAAGGAGTGAAGGGCCTACCACTCAACCTACAGATTGACACATACAGCTACAACAACCGCAGCAATAAGCCTATCCACCGCGCTTACTGCCAGATTAAAGTCTTCTGCGACAAGGGTGCAGAGCGCAAGATCCGTGATGAGGAGAGGAAACAGTCCCGTAGGAAGGGCAAATGCCCTGACGTCAACCCTCCTTTGGGAAACT TTGGGCCAGATGTCAAGGTCCCCCTTCTGCACAAGCGCAGCGACATCACCGTCTTCAAGACAATGACGGACTTCGAGACGCAGCCTGTTCTTTTCATCCCTGACATCCATTTCTCCACTTTCCAGCGTCAT CCTTTCTCTCCGGAGGACTCAGAGGAGGG CTCAGCTATGAAGAGATTACCTTATTCCGAGGAGGAGTTTGGATCGCCTCCCAATAAACTGGCAAGGATGGATGAGCCTAAAAGAG TTTTGCTGTATGTGCGCAAGGAGGCAGAGGAAGTGTTTGATGCTCTCATGCTGAAAACTCCCACTCTAAAAGGCCTGGTGGAAGCG ATTTCAGAGAAATATGATGTTCCTCTTGAGAAGATGGGAAAGGTCTGCAAGAAATGCAAGAAAGG GATCTTGGTAAACATGGACGACAACATCATCAAGCACTACTCCAACGAGGACACCTTCCAGATCCAGATGGAGGAAATGGGAGGAATGTTTAAGCTCACTCTGACAGAGATCTGA